One window of the Lacerta agilis isolate rLacAgi1 chromosome 17, rLacAgi1.pri, whole genome shotgun sequence genome contains the following:
- the PLEKHO1 gene encoding pleckstrin homology domain-containing family O member 1: MMKKTNSTKRGHQDGNQQPTLLEKVGWVRKFCGRGIFREIWKNRYVVLKGDQLYISEKEVKDEKNIQEVFDLNDYEKCEELRKSKSRSKKNYSKFSLAHSKEPGNTAPNLVFLAVSPEEKESWINALNSAITRAKNRILDEVTVEEESYLAHPTRDRAKIQHSRRPPTRGHLMAVASTSTSDGMLTLDLIQEEDTSPEDHGTCEESFRVDLDKSVAHLSAGRRRSDSENVKPAEKSRTNSLPRREVASWDKFSQRTDSLEKGTMYTPQVPKKLSHLEKNKCASMEEILSCRDSSSAHRAVLRKGLEEQLASAGPEQLGRIQELVALKLEKTQELLAEVRGYTEGRRKAKDPTSAAATTIASSPSSSSSSSKLDSEAILQETERLLGEASSNWSQAQKVLQEVQELRGLYKQLELQLSDPKSKQNAQSQYRKSMM; encoded by the exons atgATGAAAAAAACCAATTCTACCAAGCGG GGTCACCAGGATGGGAACCAGCAGCCCACTCTGCTGGAGAAGGTGGGCTGGGTCCGGAAATTCTGCGGGAGAGGCATTTTCCGGGAGATCTGGAAAAACCGCTACGTGGTTCTGAAAGGGGATCAGCTGTACATCTCGGAGAAGGAG GTAAAAGACGAGAAAAACATTCAGGAAGTGTTTGACTTGAACGATTACGAGAAATGCGAAGAGCTCAGGAAATCAAAAAGCAGAAGCAAGAAGAACTACAGCAAGTTCTCTCTCGCCCACTCCAAGGAGCCTGGGAACACA GCACCTAACCTTGTCTTCCTGGCTGTGAGTCCTGAAGAAAAGGAGTCCTGGATCAATGCTCTCAACTCTGCGATAACTCGGGCCAAGAACCGCATCTTGGACGAG GTGACCGTGGAGGAGGAGAGCTACCTCGCCCACCCGACTCGCGACAGGGCCAAGATCCAGCACTCCAGGCGGCCGCCGACCAGGGGGCATTTGATGGCCGTG GCATCTACCTCAACGTCCGACGGAATGTTGACCCTCGATTTGATCCAGGAAGAGGACACTTCCCCGGAAGACCACGGCACCTGCGAGGAGAGCTTCCGGGTGGACCTGGACAAATCGGTGGCCCACCTCTCGGCCGGGCGGCGGCGTTCGGATTCCGAGAACGTGAAGCCCGCGGAGAAAAGCCGGACGAACAGCCTCCCGAGGCGGGAGGTGGCGTCTTGGGACAAGTTCTCTCAGCGCACCGACTCCTTGGAGAAGGGTACCATGTACACCCCTCAGGTTCCGAAGAAGCTCTCCCACCTGGAGAAAAACAAATGTGCCTCCATGGAGGAGATCCTGTCGTGCCGGGACTCTTCCTCGGCACACCGGGCGGTGCTGAGGAAAGGGCTGGAGGAGCAGCTGGCCTCGGCCGGGCCAGAGCAGCTGGGCCGGATTCAGGAACTCGTTGCATTGAAACTTGAAAAGACCCAGGAACTGCTGGCAGAGGTGAGGGGCTACACCGAGGGGAGACGGAAGGCCAAGGACCCCActtctgccgccgccaccaccatcgcctcctctccctcctcctcttcgtcttcTTCCAAGTTGGACTCGGAGGCCATCTTGCAGGAGACGGAGCGGCTGCTGGGGGAGGCCTCGTCCAACTGGAGCCAGGCGCAGAAAGTGCTGCAGGAGGTGCAAGAACTGAGGGGCCTGTACAAGCAGCTCGAACTGCAGCTCTCGGACCCCAAATCCAAACAGAACGCGCAATCGCAGTACAGGAAAAGTATGATGTGA